GAAAATACTCCTGTTTGTGCTGTTGGTAACGCTACCCACAGGTTTATGCATCGCGCAGCGCCGGCGTCATCGAGTTTCAAGCGGAGGGATCATTTACACCGAGGGCGGCGTTCCGGTGGACGAAGCAGCCGTGAAGACCGCGCGCGAAATCGCCTCGCACAGCACGGGCACCCCTAACTGGACAAATGAAACGGGATTCGAGAAGGACGTGTTTACTTTCGTCCGCATCATCCGCGACGGGTCACCCTACGATTCACCCAGCGCGGGCAGTTGGATCACCGACTTTCCCGACAGTGACCTCAACCTTTCGTTCCGACTTCAACAAATGACCTCCTTGAAGGTCGATCCTGACGGCCGCGTGATTCGGCTGACTGACCCCGACTTGTTCAATTACCCATGGATTTACATGGTGGAGCCGGGCAGCCTGCTGCTGAGGGATGAGGAAGTGTCCATTTTGAGAAAATACCTGCTCAACGGAGGAGTGCTCATGGCGGACGATTTTTGGGGAGAGTGGCAATGGGCAAGTTTTCAGCGGGAGATCAAGCGGGTGCTACCCGGACGCGAGTTTGTTGAATTGCCGATGGACCATCCCATTTTTCATTGCGTTTTTGACCTAAAGGTCTCCAAGAACCAGTTGCAAACGCCAAATATCCGGCAAGGGAGCGCCAGCCAATACGATGGCGTGACCTGGGAACGTCACCCGCGCGAAGACGGAGGTTGGGAAGATTGCAAGGAGATGCACGTTCGCTCGATCTTCGATGAAAAGGGGCGTATCGTGGTGATCGCGACGCACAACTGCGATAACGGGGACGGGTGGGAGCGCGAAGGTGAAGAAGATTACTTCTTTCACGAGTTTTCAGAGAAGCGGGCCTATCCGCTTGCAATCAACATTGTGTTTTACCTGATGACGCACTGAGGTTGATCGAGCGCCTCACCTGTCCGTGGTATAATTCCCAAGCAGTCACGAATTCCCCTCACATCCGACTGTGGGAAAACAAACCGGGCGCGTCCGATGCGTTGAATCTTTTTCTGTGAGGCGCGTCGAAGCCGAGGTGCGGGTAGGGTCAACCATCCTGCCATCAAACGTGAAAGTGCCGCCTTCATCGGGCGGCGGTTCCTTACCTGCGCCCTCAGACCGACATGGACCTTTTGCTTTATGCGCCGGAAGGCGAGGGCCGAATGAACTGATACGGCCGAATGTTGAAACCATGATAAGTCCCGGTGCGTCTAAGAGGCTGGCTTGAGGTTCTGATTTATGAAGACCAACAAATTTTGTTTGCTGATATTGTTCGCCACTGTCATCGCGGCCGAAACAGGCTGCGTCGAGCGCCGGGTGGTGTACGTGCCGAGTTACCAATATCCGGCCGGATACGCTGCGCAACCCGCTGCCACCAGCGGACAGGCGCCGGTCGTTTCCCCGTCAGACACCAATGCGCCGCCCGCGAGTGCCGTGGCCTCGCAAGCTCCACCACCCCCGCAGGTCGAGGTTGTGCCTGTTGCCCCCGGCGCTGATTACTATTGGGTGCCAGGGTACTGGTATTGGCGAGCAAACGGATGGGTATGGTGGGGCGGCAGGTGGACGATCCGACCTTGGCACGGCGCGATCTGGGTGCATGGAGGATGGGCCAGAGGCCGCGGCGCGTGGCGCTGGCACGGCGGACACTGGCGGTAATTTTTCCTTTATTTTTACCCGTCACGTTGCGTTCGGGCGGGAAGGACTTCCTTGGAGCACCCTTAACTGGCGGGGATTGGGTGGCGGGCCTCCCCGCAAAGCGTTTCCCACAGCCCGGCAATCACCGGGCTGGCGGCGCACCATTCGATTTTGTCATCACGTGTTCAAACAAAGGACGCAAGCTTCAGCTATCCCGCGCTTTTTTTCGTCGTGAGATCTTTTTTTGACTGGACGCTGATGACACCATTGTTTTCCAAAATGGCGAAATGCACTTCCTCGATACACGCGCAGCCCGCCGTGCGCAGGGCCGCGTTGAGTTCGTGTTGCGTCAATTTCTCGCGCTCCATCACATCGGTAAACAGTTTGCCGTTGTGAATCAATACATCCGGCCGGCCTTCAATCAGCGCTTCCAGTTTCTTGCTCTTGTAAGTGGCCAGTCCGACGAGATAGTTCATCACGACGAGCGCGGCGGCGGAAATCAAACCAGCGAGCACGGAGTTGTCCCCACCGTTCATGGCGTTTTGGACCGAGTTGCTCAACACCAACAACAGGACGAGATCGAACGGCGCGAGTTGCCCGACCTGGCGTTTTCCGCTGAGTCGAAGCAGAAACAGGAGAAAGGCGTAGATGATGACGACCCGCAGGATGAGCTCCCACCATGAAATGGAGAGTTGCCACATGCGGCAACCGTAAGCATTCCGGTGAACTTAACGAGTCGAAAGTTGCCTTTCTTTCAGGCACGGATTCCACTCCATCTCCGGTATTCGCCCGGCAACCCTGCGGTTGGTGAACTGTCCGGCCGCACCGCCGTTCCTTTGGCCCTCCGGTCCGGACCGGACTGACGGAGTGCGGGAAGAACAATTTTTCCGTCCCGGTGTCGCAACGGTGGTGGGCCAACCGCGATCACGAAAACGCATGGCATCATCCACCGGACGGCGTCTCCTCGTCGGACGCAAGCGCACAACTGCTGGCTGATGGTCCTGTTGGGGGAATCCAGCTTCAACGGCGTGCCGCGCGGCCCGGTTGCCCGCCTGAACGCGGACGGCAATGTGGACACGAGTTTCTCCGCCGCCGTGACGGCGGGGGAACGACGATCCACAGCGTGGC
This genomic stretch from Candidatus Angelobacter sp. harbors:
- a CDS encoding DUF4159 domain-containing protein, producing the protein MKTIRKILLFVLLVTLPTGLCIAQRRRHRVSSGGIIYTEGGVPVDEAAVKTAREIASHSTGTPNWTNETGFEKDVFTFVRIIRDGSPYDSPSAGSWITDFPDSDLNLSFRLQQMTSLKVDPDGRVIRLTDPDLFNYPWIYMVEPGSLLLRDEEVSILRKYLLNGGVLMADDFWGEWQWASFQREIKRVLPGREFVELPMDHPIFHCVFDLKVSKNQLQTPNIRQGSASQYDGVTWERHPREDGGWEDCKEMHVRSIFDEKGRIVVIATHNCDNGDGWEREGEEDYFFHEFSEKRAYPLAINIVFYLMTH
- a CDS encoding YetF domain-containing protein, whose protein sequence is MWQLSISWWELILRVVIIYAFLLFLLRLSGKRQVGQLAPFDLVLLLVLSNSVQNAMNGGDNSVLAGLISAAALVVMNYLVGLATYKSKKLEALIEGRPDVLIHNGKLFTDVMEREKLTQHELNAALRTAGCACIEEVHFAILENNGVISVQSKKDLTTKKSAG